From one Lotus japonicus ecotype B-129 chromosome 3, LjGifu_v1.2 genomic stretch:
- the LOC130743574 gene encoding uncharacterized protein LOC130743574 has product MSSSKKEYVKGKIERTAGGARVMGLHPSSSTKSKKNSRTPSKKHYKSRATSMQHPEAPVPEDVSNTSVSANDEDDVKTSSHGSDETLSDKPAKEVSLSKDSSSSSKNSDSKAANSTDVLSEESMKTPPIVHDVSDDEDSEDVPLASVAARMLKRRRASVEETPVVQKKKAKITTGSSKSRTTDVSRKGKQKAVESSGKKVKKTTGKK; this is encoded by the coding sequence atgtcttcaagcaagaaagagtaTGTGAAgggaaagatagagagaactgctggtggtgctagggttatgggtttgcacCCAAGTTCTTCCACTAAATccaagaagaattcaagaactcCTTCCAAGAAGCACTACAAGTCTCGTGCAACCTCAATGCAACATCCTGAAGCCCCTGTACCTGAGGATGTTTCAAACACTTCTGTCTCTGCAAATGATGAAGACGATGTCAAGACATCTTCCCATGGCTCCGATGAGACATTGTCTGATAAGCCTGCCAAGGAGGTTTCACTCTCAAaggattcttcctcttcatccaagaACTCTGATTCCAAGGCTGCTAACTCAACGGATGTCTTGTCAGAGGAGTCGATGAAGACCCCTCCCATTGTTCATGAtgtctctgatgatgaagattcagaggaTGTGCCTCTGGCGAGTGTTGCTGCCAGAATGCTTAAACGAAGAAGAGCATCCGTTGAAGAAACTCCTGTTGTCCAGAAGAAGAAAGCCAAGATCACCACTGGGTCTTCAAAATCAAGGACAACCGATGTGTCAAGGAAAGGCAAGCAGAAAGCTGTGGAATCGTCTGGGAAGAAAGTCAAGAAGACTACTGGGAAAAAGTAG